A single genomic interval of Cydia strobilella chromosome 3, ilCydStro3.1, whole genome shotgun sequence harbors:
- the LOC134756161 gene encoding transient receptor potential channel pyrexia-like → MDNFGYREMAWSTPSTISSSRMSTRSRLTSSTRQRDEEFPLNTSYRYLRNLDLVEGSRQKSKDYLFVGPSPPAEDAVHMYHHFVVLPTDPEAKITAETIRRALCGRAFTLGAGRFFDDLECGLVTVDNIEEHITSAPEGVLNLTLLWAAFLSRDELLPPILSAGADIHSAEPLGLSALHLAAFSGAARSTVFLISQGADPDFTPKYFAPLHCAAFGNAVEVAEVLIASGASLHAVVQRAGCEDNLVHCAVRCDAIECMELFIDKGVDPGYVTSGGFNALHLAADLGAQRCLTYLLKATKIPVNGLTKLRDKECTALHLAAARGYHECVEILLAEGAKAYTKNFKGFTALHLAAMCGSLECVELLLRDGNADANAEDYEKRTALHAALSNSERACDIIEVLAGWGAQVNKKDEYGISPLHKAANDGLTQCVETLIYLGADVTSKSKKGQTALSVIARKTPKSLAILRHNLDSGISLSIPKAANEEVEVEFDFGRLLKFSYPREITYLNSLIDEGQKDILLHPLCSAFLFMKWGKIRKFYLARLIFSFLFVTFLSSYALTAVVITCRGNFTTKYGVKNELCQKQSLLGDILEENPIEFERWVLMGITVFEIFRKLTGITGYCSIYQYFTTFENMMEWFVLLSVFSLYNPPTNYSWQNHVGGYAVLGAWTNLMLMMGQLPSFGDYVAMYQKVLKEFLKLLLAYICLLMGFAICFCVVFPNEEMFANPLMGFISTLTMMVGELNLNILINEPDKDDPPLVFELSSQIIFILFLMFVTIILMNLLVGIAVHDIQGLRKTAGLSKLVRQTKLILFVEMGMFSRWLPKWLHKYVYRTALVSPEAGKVIMSVKALNPREKRLPTDIMMAAYELAQLNKMKCGKSVQEVLYKNKYSSKLKKGDTSDQNVSIEIKGMHEKLDQTTFNLKKIDQEMRHLNTLLIEQHSLLQTLLKSQDSRVVSCYTASTAYPDSPVFFSYDAQKIQQNPQDYE, encoded by the coding sequence ATGGACAATTTCGGTTACCGCGAGATGGCTTGGTCTACCCCCTCTACCATTTCCTCGAGCCGCATGTCCACGCGATCTCGTCTCACCAGCAGTACCAGGCAGCGAGATGAAGAATTCCCCCTCAACACATCCTACAGATATCTACGAAACCTCGACCTAGTTGAAGGTTCCCGACAGAAATCTAAAGATTACTTGTTTGTTGGGCCATCTCCGCCAGCTGAAGATGCGGTGCATATGTACCATCATTTTGTTGTTTTGCCCACGGACCCTGAAGCCAAGATCACCGCGGAAACAATTAGGCGGGCCTTGTGCGGACGTGCCTTTACCTTGGGTGCGGGAAGATTCTTCGATGACTTGGAATGTGGACTGGTTACCGTAGATAACATAGAGGAACATATTACATCTGCCCCGGAAGGCGTATTgaatttaacattgttatgggcGGCATTTCTGTCGCGTGACGAATTGCTGCCACCCATTTTAAGTGCTGGAGCAGACATACACTCGGCAGAACCACTGGGGCTCTCAGCTCTACACTTGGCTGCCTTCAGCGGCGCAGCGAGATCTACAGTGTTCTTAATTTCTCAAGGTGCCGATCCAGATTTTACCCCCAAATATTTCGCTCCCTTACACTGCGCTGCGTTTGGAAATGCCGTGGAAGTAGCTGAAGTTTTAATAGCAAGTGGTGCTTCCTTACATGCAGTCGTACAGAGAGCCGGCTGCGAAGATAACCTCGTTCATTGCGCAGTGAGGTGCGATGCAATAGAGTGCATGGAACTGTTTATAGATAAGGGTGTTGATCCAGGCTACGTGACTTCAGGTGGATTTAATGCATTACATTTGGCAGCCGACCTCGGCGCGCAACGATGTCTCACTTACCTGTTGAAAGCAACCAAGATTCCCGTAAACGGGCTGACAAAGCTGCGAGACAAAGAATGCACCGCACTACACCTGGCAGCCGCAAGAGGTTACCACGAATGCGTAGAAATACTTTTGGCAGAAGGTGCTAAGGCTTATACAAAGAATTTCAAAGGTTTTACTGCGTTACATCTCGCTGCCATGTGCGGAAGTTTGGAGTGTGTCGAATTGTTACTTAGAGATGGTAACGCTGATGCAAACGCAGAGGATTACGAAAAACGGACAGCTCTTCACGCTGCACTCAGTAACTCGGAGCGCGCGTGCGACATCATAGAGGTGCTGGCAGGTTGGGGGGCACAAGTCAATAAAAAAGATGAGTACGGCATATCTCCGCTACACAAAGCGGCAAATGACGGTTTAACACAATGCGTGGAGACTTTGATATATCTTGGCGCAGATGTAACTTCTAAATCGAAAAAGGGACAAACAGCATTAAGCGTAATCGCAAGAAAAACTCCAAAGTCTTTAGCCATTTTAAGACATAATTTGGATAGCGGAATATCACTCAGTATTCCAAAAGCAGCTAACGAAGAAGTTGAAGTAGAATTTGACTTCGGACGTTTGTTGAAGTTCTCATACCCTCGAGAGATTACTTACTTAAACAGTTTGATCGACGAAGGGCAGAAAGACATTTTACTGCACCCACTCTGCTCCGCGTTTTTGTTTATGAAGTGGGGAAAGATAAGAAAATTTTATTTGGCAAGACTTATCTTTTCCTTCctatttgtaacatttttatcAAGTTACGCTCTAACTGCCGTAGTCATAACCTGTAGAGGTAATTTTACAACGAAATATGGTGTAAAGAATGAACTTTGTCAAAAGCAGTCATTATTGGGTGATATTTTGGAGGAAAATCCGATAGAATTCGAAAGATGGGTGTTGATGGGGATAACTGTTTTCGAAATTTTTCGAAAGCTTACAGGAATAACTGGCTACTGCAGCATTTATCAGTACTTTACCACTTTTGAGAACATGATGGAATGGTTCGTCTTATTGTCAGTATTTTCACTGTATAATCCCCCTACAAACTACAGTTGGCAGAATCATGTTGGCGGTTACGCTGTTTTGGGAGCGTGGACGAACTTGATGTTGATGATGGGTCAGCTACCGAGTTTCGGCGATTACGTGGCCATGTATCAAAAGGTACTAAAGGAATTCCTGAAGCTGCTATTAGCGTATATTTGTTTACTCATGGGGTTCGCTATCTGCTTCTGTGTCGTGTTCCCTAATGAGGAGATGTTCGCTAATCCATTAATGGGTTTCATCAGTACATTGACTATGATGGTGGGAGAGTTAAATTTGAATATCCTTATCAACGAGCCCGACAAAGATGATCCTCCGTTAGTGTTCGAGCTATCGtctcaaattattttcattCTGTTTCTTATGTTTGTGACTATAATTTTAATGAACTTGCTCGTCGGTATCGCAGTCCACGACATCCAGGGGTTAAGGAAGACGGCCGGTTTGTCCAAGCTTGTCCGACAGACGAAACTGATTCTCTTCGTCGAGATGGGTATGTTTAGTCGTTGGTTGCCGAAGTGGCTCCACAAGTACGTGTACAGAACAGCTCTAGTGTCTCCGGAGGCTGGCAAGGTCATAATGAGCGTCAAAGCGTTAAACCCTCGCGAGAAACGTCTGCCAACCGACATAATGATGGCCGCTTATGAGCTGGCGCAATTAAATAAGATGAAATGCGGAAAATCCGTCCAAGAGGTGTTATACAAAAACAAGTATTCTTCAAAGCTCAAGAAAGGTGATACATCAGATCAAAACGTCAGTATAGAAATTAAAGGTATGCATGAGAAGCTAGATCAGACTACGTTTAATCTTAAGAAGATAGACCAAGAGATGAGGCATCTGAATACTTTGCTGATCGAGCAACATTCGCTTTTGCAGACCTTGTTGAAGAGTCAGGACTCTCGGGTCGTATCGTGCTACACTGCGTCTACGGCGTACCCTGACTCTCCAGTGTTCTTTTCTTATGATGctcaaaaaatacaacaaaatccacAAGATTACGAATGA